One window of the Octopus sinensis linkage group LG3, ASM634580v1, whole genome shotgun sequence genome contains the following:
- the LOC115209471 gene encoding uncharacterized protein LOC115209471 isoform X2: MKPDVEIFFGDPFELIKKQNRQLIQVFEFQKNHRRRFINYLRDKVNKQNAYIKQINQALQVRQDLQKDISKLMEENLYLKRLISEKGLNSGSRNSTPSRPSYLSNVQSHASPSLSPRENMSMYSRTTPNQQSLLPDVRISQSNMVFNTNSLGIPMSFRTPPSQSTSSDMGGNYFPPMSSRVSIRTPPSQGRIDSPHAAVVSMSPSSAVLELSKKFTR, from the exons ATGAAACCTGATGTTGAGATATTTTTCGGAGATCCATTTGAActgataaagaaacaaaacagacaactgaTACAG GTCTTTGAATTTCAGAAAAATCACAGACGAAGATTTATTAACTATTTAAGAGATAAG gtgAACAAACAAAATGCTTACATCAAACAAATCAATCAAGCTCTTCAAGTGAGGCAAGATCTTCAAAA GGATATCAGCAAACTAATGGAAGAAAATCTTTATTTGAAGCGGTTAATCTCAGAAAAG ggTTTAAATTCTGGAAGTAG GAACTCAACACCAAGTAGACCATCATATCTTTCTAATGTTCAGTCACATG CTTCACCTTCATTATCTCCACGGGAGAATATGTCCATGTATTCAAGAACCACTCCAAATCAGCA ATCACTTCTACCAGATGTCAGAATCTCACAGTCAAATATG GTGTTTAACACTAACAGCCTAGGAATACCAATGTCCTTCCGTACTCCACCATCTCAAAGTACATCTTCAGATATG GGAGGAAATTATTTCCCTCCAATGTCAAGTAGAGTTTCCATTCGAACACCACCATCTCAGGGCCGAATTG ATAGTCCTCATGCTGCAGTAGTGAGCATGAGTCCATCATCAGCTGTGTTGGAATTATCAAAGAAGTTTACTAG ATAA